In Sulfitobacter sp. M39, the following proteins share a genomic window:
- a CDS encoding 2'-deoxycytidine 5'-triphosphate deaminase, whose protein sequence is MIGVVPNQHITDMIASGQIIGTPPVDSAQIQPASLDLRLGTVAYRVRASFLAGHGAKVADRLEEFEMHRVDLTNGAVLEKGCVYVVPLMESLALPQGTSAAANAKSSTGRLDLLTRTITDGGTEFDRIAPGYTGPLYAEICPRSFSVLVRPGMRLNQIRFSTGAATLDDAALRALHADSPLVDGEAVIDDGLGFSVDLRLPDTTLVGYRAKPHTGVIDLDKIGHYDPAQYWEEVHSDNGQIILDPGAFYILVSREAVTIPPEYAAEMAPYLAMVGEFRVHYAGFFDPGFGHASAGGAGSRGVLEVRCHEAPFVLEHGQVVGRLVYEKMTDVPTQLYGSGIASNYQGQGLKLSKHFSAPR, encoded by the coding sequence ATGATCGGCGTAGTTCCCAACCAGCATATCACCGACATGATCGCTTCGGGTCAGATCATCGGCACACCGCCTGTCGACAGTGCCCAGATCCAGCCTGCAAGTCTTGATCTTCGTCTAGGAACCGTGGCTTACCGTGTGCGTGCGTCTTTTCTGGCGGGGCATGGGGCCAAGGTCGCCGACCGTCTGGAAGAGTTCGAGATGCACCGCGTCGACCTGACGAATGGGGCGGTGCTGGAAAAGGGCTGCGTCTACGTTGTCCCACTGATGGAAAGCCTCGCCCTGCCCCAAGGCACCTCTGCGGCGGCCAATGCCAAAAGCTCCACCGGGCGGCTGGACCTGCTGACACGAACAATCACCGACGGCGGGACAGAATTTGATCGCATCGCGCCGGGCTATACCGGCCCGCTTTACGCAGAGATTTGTCCGCGCTCTTTTTCGGTGCTCGTACGTCCGGGGATGCGGCTGAACCAGATCCGTTTTTCCACCGGTGCCGCCACGCTTGACGATGCCGCGCTGCGCGCATTGCACGCCGACAGCCCGCTGGTGGATGGCGAGGCCGTGATCGATGATGGTCTGGGATTCTCGGTCGATCTGCGCTTGCCTGACACCACGCTGGTTGGCTACCGCGCCAAGCCGCATACAGGTGTGATCGATCTGGATAAGATCGGCCATTATGACCCCGCGCAATACTGGGAAGAGGTCCACAGCGACAACGGTCAGATCATCCTCGACCCCGGTGCGTTCTACATTCTGGTCAGCCGCGAAGCCGTGACCATCCCGCCCGAATACGCCGCAGAGATGGCCCCCTATCTGGCGATGGTGGGCGAATTCCGTGTGCATTACGCGGGTTTCTTTGACCCCGGTTTCGGCCACGCCTCCGCTGGGGGTGCGGGATCACGGGGCGTACTTGAAGTCCGCTGCCACGAGGCCCCTTTCGTGCTGGAGCATGGTCAGGTCGTCGGGCGGTTGGTCTACGAGAAAATGACCGACGTACCGACCCAGCTTTACGGGTCGGGCATCGCGTCGAACTATCAGGGTCAGGGTCTCAAGCTCAGCAAGCATTTCAGCGCGCCACGTTAA
- the argS gene encoding arginine--tRNA ligase: MNLFADIRSLVLSTLDTLVADGFLPEGLSFDAITVEPPRDAAHGDMATNAAMVLAKPARMKPRDIAEKLAEKLAEDPRITAADVAGPGFLNLRLSAAVWQGVVGAVLGQGTDFGRGDLGQGKRVNVEYVSANPTGPLHVGHTRGAVFGDALASLLDFAGFDVTREYYINDGGAQVDVLARSVYLRYLEAHGQEVAFPEGTYPGDYLIDVGAALKDKVGDAYIDADEAVWLEEVRNFATDEMMKLIRDDLASLGVEMDVFYSEKSLYGTGRIESAIDDLKAKGLIYEGVLEPPKGKKPEDWEPREQTLFKSTAHGDDVDRPVMKSDGGWTYFAPDIAYHYDKVQRGFDMLIDVFGADHGGYVKRMKAAVSALSEGAVPLDIKLTQLVKLFKNGKEFKMSKRAGTFVTLRDVVDQVGPDVTRFVMLTRKNDAMLDFDFAKVLEQSRENPVFYVQYAHARVHSVLRKAAEAGVDTDMETLQRADLSQLDHEAELKLAQKLAEWPRMVETAARSNEPHRIAFYLYELAGDFHGLWNRGNDVPELRFLQDDAALSQSKIALAQAAAIVIASGLGILGVKPAEEMR, from the coding sequence ATGAACCTATTTGCCGATATCCGCAGCCTCGTGCTGTCCACCCTTGATACGCTGGTTGCCGACGGGTTTCTGCCCGAGGGGCTGAGCTTTGACGCCATCACCGTAGAGCCGCCGCGCGATGCGGCGCATGGGGATATGGCGACCAATGCCGCGATGGTGCTGGCGAAACCGGCCCGTATGAAACCGCGCGATATCGCCGAGAAACTGGCCGAAAAACTGGCCGAGGATCCACGGATCACGGCGGCGGATGTGGCGGGCCCGGGGTTCTTGAACCTGCGGCTGAGTGCTGCGGTCTGGCAGGGCGTTGTCGGTGCCGTTCTGGGGCAGGGCACAGACTTTGGCCGCGGCGATCTGGGGCAGGGCAAACGCGTAAACGTCGAATATGTATCCGCCAACCCGACGGGGCCGCTGCATGTGGGGCACACCCGCGGTGCGGTCTTTGGCGATGCGCTGGCGTCCTTGCTGGATTTCGCCGGCTTCGATGTCACGCGTGAATATTACATTAACGACGGCGGCGCGCAGGTCGATGTTTTGGCGCGCTCTGTCTATCTGCGCTATCTTGAGGCGCATGGCCAAGAGGTCGCCTTTCCCGAAGGCACATACCCCGGCGATTATCTGATCGATGTGGGGGCAGCGCTGAAAGACAAGGTGGGCGACGCCTATATCGACGCTGATGAGGCCGTCTGGCTTGAAGAGGTGCGCAACTTTGCCACTGACGAGATGATGAAGCTGATCCGCGATGATCTGGCCTCTCTCGGGGTGGAGATGGATGTCTTTTATTCCGAAAAGTCGCTTTATGGCACGGGCCGGATCGAATCCGCGATTGATGACCTGAAAGCCAAAGGGCTGATCTATGAGGGCGTGCTTGAACCGCCAAAAGGCAAGAAGCCCGAGGACTGGGAGCCGCGCGAGCAGACCCTGTTCAAGTCCACCGCCCATGGTGATGACGTTGACCGTCCGGTGATGAAGTCCGACGGCGGCTGGACTTATTTCGCGCCCGATATCGCGTATCACTACGACAAGGTGCAGCGTGGCTTTGACATGCTGATCGACGTCTTTGGCGCGGATCACGGCGGCTATGTCAAACGGATGAAGGCTGCTGTTTCGGCGCTGTCCGAGGGGGCGGTACCGCTCGACATCAAGCTGACGCAGCTGGTCAAGCTGTTCAAGAACGGCAAGGAATTCAAGATGTCCAAACGGGCAGGGACATTTGTCACCCTGCGCGATGTGGTTGATCAGGTGGGCCCTGATGTGACGCGTTTTGTCATGCTGACCCGCAAGAATGACGCGATGCTGGACTTTGACTTTGCCAAGGTGCTGGAACAGTCGCGCGAGAATCCGGTGTTCTACGTGCAATATGCCCATGCGCGTGTGCATTCTGTCCTGCGCAAGGCGGCAGAGGCGGGTGTCGACACGGATATGGAAACCTTGCAGCGTGCCGACCTGAGCCAGCTTGACCACGAAGCAGAGCTGAAACTGGCGCAAAAGCTGGCCGAATGGCCCCGGATGGTAGAGACCGCGGCGCGCAGCAACGAACCGCACCGCATCGCCTTTTACCTGTACGAGCTGGCGGGCGATTTCCACGGGCTGTGGAACCGCGGCAACGACGTGCCTGAACTGCGTTTCCTGCAGGATGATGCGGCCCTGTCCCAGTCAAAAATCGCGCTGGCCCAAGCCGCAGCGATTGTAATTGCGTCAGGTCTTGGTATTCTTGGGGTCAAGCCAGCGGAAGAGATGCGATAA
- a CDS encoding segregation and condensation protein A, whose protein sequence is MAETHLEDGQTKVAERLAAEALIVDVDGFEGPLDLLLTLSRTQKVDLRKISVLQLARQYLMFVDKAKALRLELAADYLVMAAWLAFLKSRLLLPPDPKDEGPTGEELAAHLAFQLERLQAMRDVSAQLMARDQLGRDFFARGQTQEMRQTRRVTYTATLLDLMQGYARIRTRDDFRPFVMDRDKVFTMEQALERMRGLIGFSGDWSDLNSYMPDGWGEEPAMRRSATASTFAASLELVKEGHLEIRQEGVFAPIQLRKKDI, encoded by the coding sequence ATGGCTGAAACGCATTTGGAAGACGGGCAAACGAAAGTTGCTGAACGGCTCGCGGCCGAGGCGCTGATCGTGGATGTCGACGGGTTCGAGGGCCCGTTGGACCTGTTGTTGACCCTCAGCCGCACCCAGAAGGTCGATCTGCGCAAAATCTCGGTGCTGCAACTGGCACGCCAATATCTGATGTTCGTGGACAAGGCCAAGGCGCTGCGGCTTGAGCTTGCGGCGGATTATCTGGTCATGGCTGCGTGGCTCGCCTTCCTGAAATCCCGCCTGCTGCTACCGCCTGATCCCAAAGACGAAGGCCCCACGGGCGAGGAACTGGCCGCGCATCTGGCGTTCCAGCTGGAACGTCTGCAAGCGATGCGCGACGTGTCGGCGCAACTGATGGCCCGTGATCAATTGGGGCGCGATTTTTTTGCGCGCGGCCAGACGCAGGAAATGCGCCAGACCCGCCGCGTGACCTATACCGCGACCTTGCTGGACCTGATGCAGGGCTATGCGCGTATCCGCACCCGAGACGATTTCCGCCCCTTTGTGATGGACCGTGACAAGGTCTTTACGATGGAGCAGGCGCTGGAACGCATGCGCGGCTTGATCGGCTTTTCTGGCGATTGGTCTGACCTGAATAGCTACATGCCCGACGGATGGGGTGAAGAACCGGCAATGCGCCGCTCGGCCACGGCATCGACGTTTGCGGCGTCGCTTGAATTGGTAAAGGAAGGGCATCTGGAAATTCGCCAAGAGGGCGTGTTTGCCCCGATCCAGTTGCGCAAGAAGGATATCTGA
- the ihfA gene encoding integration host factor subunit alpha codes for MADKTLTRMDLSEAVFREVGLSRNESAQLVEAVLEHMSDALVKGEQVKISSFGTFSVRDKSARVGRNPKTGEEVPINPRRVLTFRPSHLMKDRVADGNKR; via the coding sequence ATGGCCGACAAGACGTTGACCCGGATGGATTTAAGCGAAGCAGTCTTTCGTGAAGTAGGTCTTTCCCGCAATGAAAGTGCACAGCTGGTCGAAGCGGTGCTTGAACATATGTCCGACGCGCTGGTCAAAGGCGAACAGGTCAAGATTTCATCTTTCGGCACTTTCTCGGTGCGCGACAAGTCGGCCCGCGTTGGCCGGAACCCCAAAACCGGCGAAGAGGTCCCGATTAACCCGCGCCGCGTGCTCACATTCCGCCCGTCCCATCTGATGAAGGACCGGGTTGCAGACGGGAACAAGCGATAA
- a CDS encoding MerR family transcriptional regulator, translating into MPKSPDAFRTISEVAEWLEIQAHVLRFWESKFTQVKPIKRAGGRRYYRPNDMLLLGGIKRLLHEDGLTIKGVQKVLREEGMGHVAALSAPLDGVTQDDLDAGGDTIDMTPAPMHEDAEQTHEGVILPFEQRASKASKPAPVEGPETPAEAASKPEVSAEDTTPLPADEPTLDATEAEPEETTVAPADTPAEDGATLPGFLRHPMTDAPVPPSDNTPDEAPTAAQTRTPDQDAPVLPIDSTPEAAPEESTTETLEAETRDVEAPEINEAPEDPVVAGPKPRVIDLPPLTAEEDFPAKPSVLSAALLCRDLPEDSARDIAPLLNRLSELRDSIRADVVRGTKV; encoded by the coding sequence ATGCCCAAGTCTCCGGACGCATTCAGAACCATCTCCGAAGTTGCAGAATGGCTTGAAATTCAGGCCCATGTCCTGCGTTTCTGGGAAAGCAAGTTCACGCAAGTCAAACCGATCAAACGCGCTGGCGGGCGGCGATATTATCGCCCCAACGATATGCTGTTGCTTGGCGGTATCAAACGTCTCCTGCATGAAGACGGGTTGACGATCAAAGGTGTCCAGAAGGTATTGCGCGAAGAAGGCATGGGCCATGTCGCGGCCCTGTCCGCGCCTCTTGACGGGGTCACGCAGGATGATCTGGATGCCGGTGGCGACACCATCGACATGACCCCCGCGCCGATGCACGAGGACGCAGAACAGACCCACGAGGGTGTCATTCTCCCGTTCGAGCAACGCGCGAGCAAAGCTTCCAAGCCAGCCCCTGTCGAAGGGCCCGAAACACCGGCCGAAGCCGCTTCGAAGCCTGAGGTGTCGGCAGAGGATACCACGCCACTACCTGCCGACGAACCGACCCTCGACGCGACAGAGGCGGAGCCGGAGGAGACCACCGTCGCCCCCGCCGATACCCCTGCGGAGGACGGTGCCACCCTGCCCGGCTTTCTGCGCCACCCGATGACCGATGCACCGGTGCCGCCAAGCGATAACACGCCGGACGAAGCCCCTACCGCAGCGCAAACACGCACCCCGGATCAGGACGCGCCCGTGCTGCCCATCGACAGCACGCCAGAGGCAGCGCCGGAAGAGAGCACCACCGAAACGCTGGAGGCGGAAACGCGAGACGTCGAAGCGCCAGAGATCAACGAGGCACCGGAAGACCCTGTTGTTGCAGGTCCCAAGCCGCGTGTGATCGATCTGCCGCCTCTGACGGCAGAAGAAGACTTCCCCGCCAAACCCTCTGTGCTTTCCGCGGCATTGCTGTGCCGCGATCTGCCCGAGGATTCGGCCCGCGATATCGCGCCTTTGCTTAACCGTTTGAGCGAACTGCGCGATTCCATTCGGGCCGATGTGGTCCGCGGCACAAAAGTCTAA
- the scpB gene encoding SMC-Scp complex subunit ScpB, with translation MAEPVEQTEESLFEAPPLAEQERMIEAILFATAEPMTLREIAARLPHGCDPAEALVHLRKRYTGRGVELCRIGDAYAMRTAADLGYLMQHETVETRKLSRAAIETLAIIAYHQPATRAEIEEIRGVSVSRGTLDQLLELDWIRFGRRKMTPGRPVTFVVTQEFLAHFGLESPRDLPGLKELRSAGLLESRPAFGEMPGVDSEEEPEATEGQSELFED, from the coding sequence GTGGCCGAACCCGTTGAACAAACAGAAGAAAGCCTGTTCGAGGCCCCGCCGTTGGCCGAACAGGAGCGCATGATCGAAGCGATCCTTTTCGCCACCGCAGAGCCGATGACTCTGCGCGAGATAGCGGCGCGTTTACCGCATGGCTGTGACCCTGCCGAAGCGCTGGTGCATCTGCGCAAACGCTACACCGGCCGCGGTGTCGAGCTGTGCCGCATCGGGGATGCCTACGCCATGCGCACGGCGGCGGATCTGGGGTATCTCATGCAGCACGAAACGGTGGAGACGCGCAAACTGTCGCGCGCCGCGATCGAGACCTTGGCGATCATCGCCTACCACCAGCCCGCCACGCGCGCCGAGATCGAAGAGATCCGCGGCGTATCTGTATCGCGCGGCACGCTGGACCAGCTCCTTGAGCTGGACTGGATTCGCTTTGGCCGCCGCAAAATGACCCCCGGCCGTCCGGTGACTTTTGTCGTGACACAGGAATTTCTGGCCCACTTCGGTCTGGAAAGCCCCCGCGACCTGCCGGGCCTGAAAGAGCTCCGCTCTGCCGGATTGCTGGAAAGCCGCCCCGCCTTTGGCGAGATGCCCGGTGTCGACAGCGAAGAAGAGCCAGAAGCGACCGAGGGCCAGAGCGAGCTGTTCGAGGATTAA
- a CDS encoding HesB/IscA family protein, with amino-acid sequence MNLPPQVTPRAFDRLAEIGAAAEGKALRVAVEGGGCSGFQYDIALDDPKDDDLILEGAGQKVVVDSISLPFLANAVIDFSEELIGARFVIENPNATSACGCGTSFSM; translated from the coding sequence ATGAACCTGCCCCCCCAAGTTACCCCGCGCGCCTTTGACCGCCTTGCCGAAATCGGTGCCGCCGCAGAGGGCAAAGCCCTGCGCGTCGCAGTAGAGGGCGGCGGCTGCTCCGGCTTTCAGTACGACATCGCGCTGGATGATCCCAAAGACGATGACCTGATCCTTGAAGGGGCCGGCCAGAAAGTCGTGGTCGACAGCATCTCACTGCCCTTTCTTGCCAATGCCGTCATCGACTTCTCGGAAGAGCTGATCGGCGCACGGTTCGTGATCGAAAACCCCAATGCCACCAGCGCCTGCGGCTGCGGCACGTCTTTCTCGATGTAA
- a CDS encoding deoxyguanosinetriphosphate triphosphohydrolase: MRASFASDPALTRGRLIPEEESTFRSCFQRDRDRIIHASAFRRLKHKTQVFIEHEGDYYRTRLTHSIEVAQVARTIAGALGLNAELTEAVALAHDLGHPPFGHTGEDALEALMAPYGGFDHNAQAIRIVTHLERHYADFDGLNLTWDTLEGLAKHNGPVTGELPWALAAYERQHDLELETFASAEAQVAAIADDVAYNHHDLHDGLRAELFSTDELAELPILKQNFAEVDRLYPGLNYYRRRHEALRRFFGVLVEDVISVARHRLAEMKPETATDIRMAGRTLIQFSDPVFQDLKVIRAFLFDRMYRAPSVVIMRKQVTQVVEDLFPYFCAHTGQLPKQWRKDVEDADGDTALARIVSDYISGMTDRFALQEHERLIVKG; this comes from the coding sequence ATGCGCGCTTCTTTTGCCTCTGATCCGGCATTGACCCGGGGACGGTTGATACCGGAAGAGGAAAGCACCTTTCGTTCCTGCTTTCAGCGGGACCGCGACCGGATCATCCACGCCAGCGCCTTCCGGCGGCTCAAGCACAAGACGCAGGTCTTTATCGAACATGAGGGCGATTATTATCGCACGCGGCTGACCCATTCGATCGAGGTGGCGCAGGTGGCACGCACGATCGCCGGTGCGTTGGGTCTGAATGCCGAGCTGACAGAGGCGGTCGCCCTGGCCCATGATCTGGGGCATCCGCCCTTTGGTCACACGGGCGAGGACGCGCTGGAAGCCTTGATGGCCCCATATGGCGGGTTTGATCACAACGCCCAAGCCATCCGCATCGTCACCCATCTGGAGCGGCATTATGCGGATTTCGACGGGCTGAACCTGACTTGGGACACGCTGGAGGGGTTGGCCAAACATAACGGGCCGGTGACGGGAGAGTTGCCGTGGGCACTTGCGGCCTATGAGCGTCAGCATGATCTTGAGCTGGAGACATTCGCCAGTGCCGAGGCGCAGGTGGCGGCGATTGCCGATGATGTGGCCTATAACCACCACGACCTGCATGATGGTCTGCGGGCCGAGCTGTTCTCGACGGACGAGCTGGCCGAGCTGCCGATCCTGAAGCAGAATTTCGCCGAAGTTGACAGGCTGTATCCCGGTCTCAACTACTACCGCCGCCGCCACGAGGCCCTGCGCCGTTTCTTTGGCGTGCTGGTGGAGGACGTGATCAGCGTCGCGCGGCACCGTCTGGCCGAGATGAAGCCCGAAACCGCCACCGATATTCGCATGGCCGGGCGCACGCTGATCCAGTTCTCCGATCCGGTTTTCCAAGATCTCAAGGTGATCCGCGCCTTTCTGTTCGACCGCATGTACCGCGCGCCATCCGTGGTGATTATGCGCAAGCAGGTCACGCAGGTGGTCGAGGATCTGTTTCCCTATTTCTGCGCGCATACGGGCCAATTGCCCAAGCAATGGCGCAAGGATGTAGAGGATGCGGACGGCGATACGGCGCTTGCGCGGATCGTCAGCGACTATATCTCGGGGATGACAGATCGCTTTGCTTTGCAGGAACATGAGCGGTTGATCGTTAAAGGCTGA
- a CDS encoding SPOR domain-containing protein → MADYTSSSQGGGYSFEHDVGMAPEVAAKPLTKFANFAGAALSITLIVGIGVWGYKLLVRDVTGIPVVRAAQGDMRVRPENPGGQLADNQGLSVNAVASEGTANQFAEQLILAPKPLDLEEEDQPIPVAMVAPAQQAPTQSSPAADVAEALKNGDVDDLVASLTDGVEPLEDEEDGTALPEPVNASATMDVDPLEMAVSNAVAVAMGEEPGVRASLRPQTRPGGRAIATKASFEPAPVAAAEVKELSPDSLPTGTRLVQLGAFDSPQIARAQWVRLNARFGAYMEGKDRIIQEASSGGRTFYRLRAHGFSDIADARRFCSALVAENTDCIPVVTR, encoded by the coding sequence ATGGCAGATTACACGTCCTCCTCCCAGGGTGGGGGGTACTCCTTTGAACATGACGTAGGGATGGCACCGGAAGTTGCCGCCAAGCCCTTGACCAAGTTTGCAAATTTCGCGGGCGCGGCGCTTTCCATTACCTTGATCGTCGGCATCGGGGTCTGGGGCTACAAGCTGCTGGTGCGCGATGTTACCGGCATTCCGGTGGTGCGTGCGGCCCAAGGCGATATGCGCGTGCGGCCCGAAAATCCGGGCGGCCAACTTGCGGACAATCAGGGGCTGTCAGTCAATGCTGTGGCCTCTGAAGGGACGGCGAACCAATTCGCGGAACAGCTGATTTTGGCCCCGAAGCCACTGGATCTGGAAGAAGAAGACCAGCCCATTCCCGTCGCGATGGTTGCACCTGCGCAACAGGCACCAACGCAATCATCGCCTGCGGCTGACGTGGCAGAGGCGTTGAAAAACGGCGATGTGGACGATCTTGTCGCCTCTCTCACCGATGGGGTGGAACCACTGGAAGACGAAGAAGACGGCACCGCCCTGCCGGAGCCGGTTAACGCAAGTGCCACGATGGATGTCGACCCGCTTGAGATGGCTGTGTCGAACGCGGTGGCCGTTGCTATGGGCGAAGAGCCGGGCGTGCGCGCATCCTTGCGTCCTCAAACGCGCCCCGGCGGCCGTGCCATCGCGACCAAAGCGTCGTTTGAACCCGCACCGGTTGCCGCCGCCGAAGTGAAAGAGCTTTCGCCCGACAGCCTGCCCACCGGTACGCGTCTGGTGCAGCTTGGCGCATTCGATTCACCGCAGATCGCACGGGCGCAATGGGTCCGTCTGAACGCGCGTTTCGGGGCCTATATGGAAGGCAAGGACCGCATCATCCAAGAGGCCAGCAGCGGCGGGCGCACTTTCTACCGTCTGCGCGCGCATGGGTTCTCGGACATCGCGGATGCGCGACGCTTCTGTTCGGCGCTGGTTGCTGAAAACACCGACTGCATTCCCGTCGTTACACGCTGA
- a CDS encoding beta-ketoacyl-ACP synthase III translates to MTKRAVVIGAGHYLPERIVENAEFEGKIDTSDEWIRSRSGIERRHFVGEGETTSTMATAAAKAALADAGKTAADVDAVIVATSTPDLTFPSAATMVQAQLEMERGFAFDVQAVCAGFVYALANANALIVSGQADRVLVIGSETFSKIMDWTDRSTSVLFGDGAGAILLEAQDGDGTAGDRGILSTDLNSDGRYKDLLYVDGGISTGTTGYLRMQGNQVFRHAVEKLAASANTAMDRAGVSAEDVDWIVPHQANIRIIQGTAKKLNLSMDNVVVTVQDHGNTSAASIPLALSVGQERGQIKKGDLLVTEAIGGGLAWGAIVLRW, encoded by the coding sequence ATGACAAAAAGAGCCGTCGTAATTGGTGCCGGACACTACCTCCCGGAACGCATTGTCGAAAACGCAGAGTTTGAAGGCAAGATCGACACCAGTGACGAATGGATCCGGTCACGCTCTGGCATTGAACGGCGCCACTTTGTCGGCGAAGGCGAAACCACGTCGACCATGGCCACCGCTGCCGCCAAGGCCGCATTGGCCGACGCGGGCAAGACAGCAGCCGATGTGGATGCGGTGATTGTCGCCACCTCTACCCCCGATCTGACTTTCCCCTCTGCCGCAACGATGGTGCAGGCCCAGCTAGAGATGGAGCGCGGCTTTGCCTTTGATGTACAGGCTGTGTGCGCGGGCTTTGTCTATGCGCTGGCCAATGCCAACGCGCTGATCGTCTCGGGTCAGGCTGACCGCGTGCTGGTCATCGGCTCCGAGACGTTCTCGAAAATCATGGACTGGACCGACCGCAGCACCAGCGTGTTGTTCGGTGACGGCGCGGGCGCGATCCTGCTTGAAGCGCAAGACGGCGACGGCACCGCAGGCGACCGCGGCATCCTGTCCACCGATCTGAATTCGGACGGGCGCTATAAAGACTTGCTGTATGTCGACGGTGGCATCAGCACGGGCACGACCGGCTATCTGCGCATGCAGGGGAATCAGGTGTTCCGTCACGCGGTTGAAAAGCTCGCCGCGTCGGCCAACACCGCGATGGACCGTGCCGGTGTCAGCGCCGAGGACGTCGACTGGATCGTCCCGCATCAGGCGAATATCCGTATTATTCAAGGCACTGCCAAAAAACTGAACCTGTCGATGGATAACGTCGTTGTGACGGTTCAGGACCATGGCAACACCTCTGCCGCGTCGATTCCGCTGGCACTTTCCGTCGGACAAGAGCGCGGCCAGATCAAGAAAGGCGACCTGCTGGTCACCGAGGCGATCGGCGGCGGGCTGGCCTGGGGCGCGATCGTTCTGCGCTGGTAA
- the nagZ gene encoding beta-N-acetylhexosaminidase, which yields MRYGATILDASGLRLTAQEKALFRAVKPFGFILFARNIDTPDQVRALCDELREAAGHDAVITVDQEGGRVQRLRAPHWRDWTAPLDFVHASGSNAAEAMYLRFRLIADELHRVGIDSNCAPMVDVAGAQTHAFLHNRCYGTTPDAVAALGRAAADGMLAGGVLPVVKHMPGHGRATMDSHFDLPQVDAPHAALDTHDFAPFKALNDLPMGMTAHLVYDAIDPRPATLSPVMMQLIREDIGFDNLIMTDDISMKALAGEVDAIAAGALAAGCDVVLYCNATLEDRTRVADAAGEMSEAAQTRAARALAMRRTPDDVDIPALTAKLDRLLGGAVYG from the coding sequence ATGCGATACGGGGCGACGATACTGGACGCGTCGGGGCTTCGGCTGACGGCGCAGGAAAAGGCGTTGTTTCGCGCCGTAAAGCCCTTTGGGTTCATTCTCTTTGCGCGCAATATCGACACGCCGGATCAGGTCCGCGCGCTGTGTGACGAGCTGCGCGAGGCGGCGGGTCATGATGCCGTGATCACCGTGGATCAAGAAGGCGGGCGGGTGCAGCGGCTGCGCGCGCCACATTGGCGCGACTGGACGGCACCGCTGGATTTCGTGCACGCGTCAGGCTCCAACGCGGCAGAGGCGATGTATCTGCGCTTTCGACTGATCGCGGACGAGCTGCACCGCGTGGGCATCGACAGCAATTGCGCGCCGATGGTCGATGTCGCCGGGGCGCAAACCCACGCATTCCTGCACAACCGCTGTTACGGCACGACGCCCGATGCGGTGGCAGCTTTGGGCCGTGCGGCGGCAGACGGCATGCTGGCGGGGGGCGTCTTGCCCGTGGTTAAGCATATGCCCGGACACGGACGCGCCACGATGGATAGTCATTTTGACTTGCCGCAGGTCGATGCGCCGCACGCCGCGTTGGACACCCATGATTTCGCCCCGTTCAAGGCGTTGAACGACCTGCCGATGGGGATGACGGCGCATCTGGTCTATGATGCGATTGATCCGCGCCCTGCCACGCTGTCGCCGGTGATGATGCAGCTAATCCGCGAGGATATTGGCTTTGATAACCTGATCATGACGGACGATATCTCGATGAAAGCATTGGCGGGCGAGGTGGATGCCATCGCCGCCGGAGCGTTGGCCGCAGGCTGTGATGTGGTGCTGTATTGCAACGCCACGCTTGAGGACCGCACCCGTGTCGCCGATGCTGCCGGAGAGATGTCCGAGGCCGCGCAAACACGGGCCGCGCGGGCCCTTGCCATGCGCCGGACCCCTGATGATGTTGACATTCCTGCCCTGACTGCAAAGCTCGACAGGCTTTTGGGCGGGGCGGTCTATGGCTGA